A window from Flavobacterium gyeonganense encodes these proteins:
- a CDS encoding cation:proton antiporter, with product MIEFFRHLIQEFELPLNNPVLIFSLILFIILLSPILLKKINIPGIIGLIISGVVIGPHGLNILAKNSAVDLFSTIGLLYIMFIAGLELDMNEFKANRNKSLLFGFFTFIFPLTIGFPVCYYLLQYDFNASFLTASMFATHTLVAYPIVSKLGIAKNQAVAITVGGTILTDTAVLIILAVIMGSSEGNLNQAFWIKLTISLAIFSAIMFLVIPRVAKWFFKKLESEKHAHYIFVLSVVFFAAFLAEVAGVEPIIGAFVAGLALNPLIPHSSALMNRIEFIGNALFIPFFLISVGMLVDISVILSGPTALIVAATLSVVAILGKWIAAFFTQIVFKYTKTERQLIFGLSSAHAAATLAVILVGFKANILDENILNGTIILILITCIVASFATEKAAKKIAICEEEISPQDAHKDQILDEHILIPLAKTSATEPLLDFALLIKDKKSANPVTLLTIVPNNDQAEINILKYKKAVDKFVIQGSASEIKINTIARIDHNPASGIARTSKEIMSDIVIIGWPRKTGFLDKIFGENVDSIINNVDKNLFICRFQKPFVEEKRLVFICPPFSERGIGFQPLIQKICRLAQELSTQIVIYGEYKTHQAIQQIVNNLKLNTKLAFKSILDWDDFEAISDEIKPTDLIVFNLSRKGSVSYQSIFDKLPQKFEKSFSDNNLILVYPQDGRKESAMDAYEDFTATPLTKGIEAIEQIGKGLGNILKKG from the coding sequence ATGATAGAATTTTTCAGGCATTTAATACAAGAATTTGAACTACCGCTTAACAATCCCGTATTAATTTTTTCGTTGATACTTTTCATAATTTTATTAAGTCCCATTTTACTTAAAAAAATTAATATTCCGGGAATTATTGGTTTGATTATTTCAGGTGTGGTAATTGGACCTCACGGACTTAATATTCTGGCCAAAAACTCCGCAGTCGATTTGTTTTCAACTATTGGTTTGCTTTATATTATGTTTATTGCAGGTCTTGAACTCGACATGAATGAGTTTAAAGCAAACCGCAACAAAAGTTTATTATTCGGTTTTTTTACTTTTATTTTTCCCCTTACTATTGGGTTTCCGGTTTGTTATTATTTACTGCAATATGATTTTAACGCCAGTTTTTTAACTGCAAGTATGTTTGCAACGCACACGCTGGTGGCATATCCGATTGTAAGTAAATTAGGGATTGCTAAAAACCAGGCTGTTGCTATAACTGTTGGAGGAACTATTCTGACAGATACTGCTGTTTTGATTATTCTGGCTGTCATTATGGGAAGCAGTGAGGGAAATCTTAATCAGGCTTTCTGGATAAAATTAACCATTTCGCTGGCTATATTTTCAGCCATCATGTTTTTGGTGATTCCAAGAGTGGCAAAATGGTTCTTTAAAAAACTGGAAAGTGAAAAACATGCGCATTATATTTTTGTCCTTTCCGTTGTTTTCTTTGCTGCATTTTTAGCCGAAGTAGCAGGAGTAGAGCCTATTATTGGTGCTTTCGTTGCAGGTTTGGCTTTAAATCCTTTAATTCCGCACTCTTCTGCTTTAATGAACAGGATTGAGTTTATCGGGAACGCTTTGTTCATTCCGTTTTTTCTGATTTCTGTGGGGATGCTTGTTGATATTAGTGTGATTTTAAGTGGTCCAACAGCTCTTATTGTTGCTGCGACTTTGAGTGTAGTAGCTATTTTGGGAAAATGGATTGCCGCATTTTTTACGCAGATTGTTTTTAAATACACGAAAACCGAAAGACAGCTTATTTTCGGATTAAGCAGTGCACATGCTGCGGCTACACTGGCAGTCATTCTGGTTGGATTTAAAGCAAATATTCTGGATGAGAATATATTAAACGGAACTATTATCTTGATACTGATTACCTGTATTGTTGCTTCTTTTGCCACCGAAAAAGCCGCTAAAAAAATTGCGATTTGTGAAGAAGAGATTTCTCCTCAGGATGCTCATAAAGATCAGATTTTAGATGAACACATTTTAATTCCCTTAGCCAAAACATCGGCAACGGAACCTTTACTGGATTTTGCTCTTTTAATCAAGGACAAAAAATCAGCCAATCCAGTTACATTATTAACCATTGTTCCTAATAATGATCAGGCCGAAATTAATATTTTAAAATATAAAAAAGCAGTTGATAAATTTGTTATTCAGGGATCTGCTTCTGAAATTAAGATCAATACCATTGCAAGAATAGATCACAACCCGGCTAGTGGTATAGCAAGGACCTCCAAGGAAATTATGTCTGATATTGTAATCATTGGATGGCCAAGAAAAACAGGTTTTCTCGACAAGATTTTTGGAGAAAATGTTGATTCTATAATTAATAATGTTGATAAAAACCTTTTTATCTGCAGGTTTCAAAAACCTTTTGTTGAAGAGAAAAGACTGGTTTTCATTTGTCCGCCTTTTTCTGAAAGAGGAATCGGATTTCAGCCTTTAATCCAGAAAATATGCAGGTTAGCACAGGAACTAAGCACTCAGATAGTTATTTATGGTGAATATAAAACACATCAGGCAATTCAGCAAATAGTGAATAACCTGAAATTAAATACAAAACTGGCTTTCAAAAGTATTTTAGACTGGGATGATTTTGAAGCTATTTCGGATGAAATTAAACCAACAGATTTGATTGTGTTTAATCTGTCAAGAAAAGGGTCTGTTTCTTATCAGTCTATCTTTGATAAATTGCCACAGAAATTTGAAAAATCCTTCAGTGATAATAACCTGATCCTTGTTTACCCGCAGGATGGACGAAAAGAAAGTGCAATGGATGCTTATGAAGACTTTACCGCAACTCCATTGACAAAAGGTATAGAAGCGATTGAACAGATTGGAAAAGGATTAGGAAATATTTTGAAAAAAGGTTAA
- a CDS encoding L-serine ammonia-lyase produces MEECISVFDMLKIGVGPSSSHTLGPWRAAERFLKELREQSILNQITKVKVDLYGSLSLTGKGHATDLAVMLGLSGQDPEYIPVENISGIIKTIETKNEIVLGNELTIPFYFLQDIVFNKDFLPFHANGLKFTAYKNDDAEYESTFYSIGGGFVVKEERTNAINKIAIKCAFPFMIDNADDLLKYTIQENKKISEIVYENEKSMRSEEAIHTELMRIWKTMLECMYIGCHSEGILPGGLNVRRRAFDMHQNLIGLSNYNNPQSWLEEIRKTEVKFRQILKWVSCFALAVNEVNASLGRVVTAPTNGSAGVIPAVLMYYLVIENHNAGEKEIKQFLMVAGEIGSLFKQGSTISAAMGGCQAEIGVSSSMAAAALCELMGGTPAQVLMAAEIAMEHHLGLTCDPIGGLVQIPCIERNTMGAIKAINAAELALETDSKNAKVPLDKVINTMWETAKDMNSKYKETSEGGLAIAVNMADC; encoded by the coding sequence ATGGAAGAATGTATTTCTGTTTTCGACATGCTTAAAATTGGTGTTGGGCCATCGAGTTCCCATACACTGGGACCCTGGAGGGCAGCGGAGCGTTTTCTAAAAGAGCTGAGAGAACAATCCATTTTAAATCAGATCACTAAAGTTAAAGTTGATCTTTACGGGTCACTTTCACTTACAGGAAAAGGCCATGCTACCGATTTAGCAGTTATGCTGGGGCTAAGCGGTCAGGATCCCGAATATATCCCGGTAGAGAATATTTCAGGAATTATCAAAACAATTGAAACCAAAAACGAGATTGTTTTGGGCAATGAGCTTACAATTCCGTTTTATTTTCTTCAGGATATTGTTTTCAATAAAGACTTCCTTCCATTCCATGCCAACGGATTAAAATTTACAGCTTATAAAAATGATGATGCTGAATACGAATCTACTTTCTATTCTATCGGTGGCGGTTTTGTAGTGAAAGAAGAACGCACCAATGCCATAAATAAGATTGCCATTAAATGTGCTTTTCCGTTCATGATTGATAATGCCGATGACTTATTGAAGTATACCATTCAGGAAAACAAAAAGATTTCTGAAATTGTATATGAGAATGAAAAATCAATGCGCTCTGAAGAAGCAATTCATACCGAATTAATGCGAATCTGGAAGACTATGCTGGAATGTATGTACATTGGCTGCCACTCTGAAGGAATACTTCCGGGAGGACTGAATGTTCGCAGACGAGCTTTTGATATGCATCAGAATCTGATTGGTTTATCCAATTATAATAATCCGCAATCTTGGCTGGAAGAAATCAGGAAAACCGAAGTAAAATTTCGTCAGATTTTAAAATGGGTAAGCTGTTTTGCTTTGGCTGTTAATGAAGTCAATGCATCATTAGGACGCGTTGTTACGGCTCCTACAAACGGTAGCGCAGGCGTAATTCCGGCAGTTTTAATGTATTATTTAGTTATCGAAAACCATAATGCAGGTGAAAAAGAAATCAAACAGTTTTTGATGGTAGCCGGAGAAATAGGAAGTTTGTTCAAACAGGGTTCTACAATTTCTGCAGCAATGGGCGGATGCCAGGCCGAAATTGGCGTTTCGTCCTCAATGGCTGCTGCTGCACTTTGCGAATTAATGGGTGGAACTCCTGCCCAGGTTTTAATGGCTGCCGAAATTGCCATGGAGCATCATTTAGGTTTAACCTGCGATCCTATTGGCGGTCTGGTTCAGATTCCGTGTATCGAAAGAAATACAATGGGTGCCATAAAAGCCATCAACGCAGCCGAACTTGCGCTTGAAACCGATTCTAAAAATGCGAAAGTGCCACTGGATAAAGTAATCAATACTATGTGGGAGACGGCAAAAGATATGAATTCAAAGTATAAAGAAACTTCAGAAGGCGGTTTGGCAATTGCAGTAAATATGGCCGATTGTTAG
- the panB gene encoding 3-methyl-2-oxobutanoate hydroxymethyltransferase, producing MSVAKKDYKRITTKSLIEMKSHGEKISMLTAYDYTMAKIVDTAGVDVILVGDSASNVMAGHETTLPITLDQMIYHASSVVRAVERGLVVVDLPFGSYQSDPKEALRSAIRIMKESGGHAVKLEGGKEIKESIRKILNAGIPVMGHLGLTPQSIYKFGTYSVRAKEDEEAEKLIEDAKMLEKVGCFAVVLEKIPADLAEKVAKSISIPVIGIGAGGGVDGQVLVIHDMLGMNNEFSPRFLRRYLNLYEEMTKAIGQYAADVKSKDFPNEKEQY from the coding sequence ATGTCAGTAGCAAAAAAAGATTATAAAAGAATCACTACAAAGTCGTTAATCGAAATGAAAAGCCATGGAGAAAAAATTTCTATGCTGACGGCTTACGATTATACAATGGCAAAAATTGTTGATACTGCAGGTGTAGATGTAATTTTGGTAGGCGACTCTGCTTCAAATGTAATGGCAGGACATGAAACTACCCTTCCTATTACTTTAGATCAAATGATTTACCACGCTTCATCAGTTGTCCGTGCAGTAGAAAGAGGTCTTGTGGTGGTTGATTTACCTTTTGGAAGTTATCAGTCTGATCCTAAAGAAGCTTTGCGCTCTGCTATTCGAATCATGAAAGAAAGCGGAGGGCATGCTGTAAAACTTGAAGGCGGAAAGGAAATTAAAGAGTCTATCCGGAAAATATTAAATGCGGGAATTCCTGTAATGGGCCATTTAGGTTTAACACCTCAGTCCATTTACAAATTTGGTACTTACAGTGTTCGCGCCAAAGAAGATGAAGAAGCCGAAAAACTGATTGAAGATGCCAAAATGTTGGAAAAAGTGGGGTGTTTTGCAGTAGTGTTAGAAAAAATACCTGCTGATTTAGCAGAAAAAGTAGCCAAAAGTATTTCCATCCCGGTTATCGGAATTGGAGCCGGAGGTGGTGTTGACGGACAGGTTTTGGTTATCCATGATATGTTAGGGATGAACAATGAATTCAGCCCGCGTTTCCTTCGCCGTTATCTGAATTTGTATGAAGAAATGACCAAAGCAATAGGTCAGTATGCTGCTGATGTAAAATCGAAGGATTTTCCTAATGAGAAGGAACAGTATTAG
- a CDS encoding RluA family pseudouridine synthase, whose product MKILSNKSNLQILHEDNHIIVVNKRVGDIVQGDKTGDKPLSDIVKEYIKDKYNKPGDVFLGVIHRLDRPTTGIVVFARTSKALSRMNELFSNRETKKTYWAVVKNKPQEQAAKLVHYLKRNEKNNTSKAHLKEVPDSKVASLDYKIIKELQNYTALEINLHTGRHHQIRAQLSAIGSPIKGDLKYGADRSNPDGGIHLHARKLVFIHPVSKENIIITAPTPDETIWNAV is encoded by the coding sequence ATGAAAATTCTTTCCAATAAAAGCAACCTGCAAATACTCCACGAAGACAACCATATTATTGTAGTCAATAAACGTGTAGGCGATATTGTTCAGGGCGACAAAACAGGCGACAAACCTTTATCTGATATTGTAAAAGAATACATCAAAGACAAATATAATAAACCCGGCGATGTTTTTCTGGGTGTAATTCATAGGCTAGACCGTCCCACAACAGGGATTGTGGTATTTGCCAGAACGAGCAAGGCCCTTTCACGAATGAATGAATTGTTCAGTAACCGTGAAACTAAAAAAACATATTGGGCTGTTGTAAAAAACAAACCTCAGGAACAAGCAGCCAAACTCGTTCATTATCTAAAAAGAAACGAAAAGAACAATACTTCAAAAGCGCATTTAAAAGAAGTTCCGGACAGCAAAGTGGCCAGTCTGGATTATAAAATTATTAAAGAGCTCCAAAATTATACTGCTTTAGAGATTAATCTTCATACAGGACGCCATCACCAAATCCGTGCCCAATTATCGGCTATTGGCTCTCCCATAAAAGGTGATTTAAAATATGGGGCTGACAGAAGCAACCCTGATGGAGGGATTCACCTGCATGCCCGAAAATTAGTTTTCATCCATCCTGTTTCAAAAGAAAACATAATTATAACAGCACCCACTCCGGATGAAACCATATGGAATGCTGTATGA
- a CDS encoding PAS domain-containing protein: MLEICLIVFMGFLIYQFFNIKNKIGSFIEKNKEKEVSPKEYQLYLLFFSITIIVIEIINEIFKLRPHSLLYVNLTIGGLILLFYYLAIKIEYLRNKISVFFISIFILFTGHIAHNIIIQPHDIVPIIALLITFYFSYSVLRPIKIYWYYTGALFLFHIINLAFDFIPMKSSVLLLTYSLVIFVINQVKYAIFLNTRDNFRFTNEIVHKGSSLTIASNKKGELIFCSESILEILGYTPDEVMGMGFWQLTEDPDFISEQFLDQYQDNILYTRKLKCKNGDYKYIQWKDKRFSEDLFIGIGQDITEQIKLHDQYKNLIQTAADIIFEIDTDGNFTFINEFAFSVLHYTEKEVISKHYANFIHPAHRKKVADFYKNLEEKEFNHDTIEFPILKKNGDAIWISQKVIIRKNDMGDTIGFAGIARDITELKNNEKEKRIRLEKIEAYTLSTKKLSTTDFSHYESLNSVINFIIEEAAVSKASRISFWKYYNNTIICKNIYSRDKSDVYYKEVMDKASYPIYFETLENKTVINASDVFNKLETSEFQKAYFIKNKIQSMLDVPIFFNGKLAGVVCFESTIKKGNGIMRTLIMPALLLT; the protein is encoded by the coding sequence ATGTTAGAGATATGCCTGATTGTTTTTATGGGTTTTCTCATTTACCAATTTTTTAATATCAAAAATAAAATTGGTTCTTTCATCGAAAAAAATAAGGAAAAAGAAGTTTCCCCTAAAGAATATCAGCTGTATCTTTTGTTTTTCAGTATTACTATTATTGTAATCGAAATCATTAATGAAATTTTTAAATTACGCCCCCACAGTCTTTTGTATGTCAATTTAACGATTGGCGGATTGATTTTGTTATTTTATTATCTGGCGATTAAAATTGAATATCTGAGAAATAAGATTTCAGTCTTTTTTATTTCCATATTCATATTATTCACGGGACACATTGCACATAACATTATCATTCAGCCCCATGATATTGTTCCTATTATTGCACTTTTAATTACTTTTTATTTTTCGTACAGTGTTCTGAGACCTATCAAAATTTACTGGTATTATACCGGGGCTCTATTTCTTTTTCATATCATCAATCTGGCTTTTGATTTCATTCCGATGAAATCTTCTGTTTTACTTCTTACCTATTCCCTAGTCATTTTTGTGATTAATCAGGTAAAATATGCTATTTTTCTGAATACCCGTGACAATTTCAGGTTTACCAATGAGATTGTGCATAAAGGAAGCTCCCTGACTATCGCTTCAAACAAAAAAGGTGAACTCATTTTCTGCAGCGAATCCATATTGGAAATCCTGGGCTATACGCCTGATGAAGTTATGGGAATGGGTTTCTGGCAGCTCACAGAAGACCCTGATTTTATTAGCGAACAATTTCTGGACCAATATCAGGACAATATTTTGTACACACGGAAATTAAAATGTAAAAATGGTGATTACAAGTACATACAATGGAAAGACAAACGTTTTTCTGAAGACTTATTTATTGGTATAGGACAGGATATCACTGAGCAGATCAAACTTCACGATCAGTATAAAAACCTGATCCAGACTGCTGCAGATATCATTTTTGAAATTGATACCGATGGCAATTTCACTTTTATAAATGAATTTGCCTTTTCTGTTTTACATTATACCGAAAAAGAAGTCATCTCTAAACATTATGCTAATTTTATCCACCCTGCTCATCGAAAAAAGGTTGCTGATTTTTATAAAAACCTTGAAGAAAAGGAATTTAATCATGACACTATTGAATTTCCTATTTTAAAGAAAAACGGTGATGCCATATGGATATCCCAAAAGGTTATCATCCGCAAAAACGATATGGGAGACACTATCGGTTTTGCCGGTATCGCCAGGGATATTACCGAGCTTAAGAATAATGAAAAGGAAAAACGAATCAGGCTTGAAAAAATTGAGGCTTATACCCTTTCTACCAAAAAATTATCAACTACCGATTTTAGCCACTATGAAAGCTTAAACAGCGTAATCAATTTCATTATTGAAGAGGCCGCTGTTTCAAAAGCCAGCAGAATCAGCTTCTGGAAGTATTATAATAATACCATTATCTGTAAAAATATTTACAGTCGGGACAAATCTGATGTTTATTACAAAGAGGTCATGGACAAGGCCTCCTATCCTATTTATTTTGAGACGTTAGAAAACAAAACAGTCATTAACGCAAGCGACGTATTCAATAAACTGGAAACCTCTGAATTTCAGAAAGCCTATTTTATCAAAAACAAAATTCAGTCTATGCTGGATGTTCCTATTTTTTTTAATGGAAAGCTTGCAGGTGTAGTATGCTTTGAGAGTACAATAAAAAAAGGGAATGGGATAATGAGGACATTAATTATGCCCGCACTATTGCTGACATAA
- a CDS encoding ATP-binding protein — translation MRLKAERKLELKSQLLSALALCTEKFLLSKTSEEMFKETYNIIGKVAHADHIYYYEKDFDTNTISQKYKWSKTENPNESIILQNFTEENLKEIIEKAENKKILNILTRQLDDTFFKNLLETHHIKSILILPLYVEDVFSGFIGFDDCHTEHKWSEEEIYIFQTLANNISSALERNRNQSKIIESEEKFKLITNNIPGTVYLSKFDTFSTKIFLNDQIFNLTGYSKAEFLEHNLSFISLIHPDDKKEVINSQLKNLQSGKALHNTYRIKRKSGEYIWIEEFGDVIKKGDEIEFIGGIYFDITNKKQTEDAIKAKQLAEAASKSKSDFLANMSHEIRTPLNGIIGFTDLLMKTELGEIQEKYMTTINQSAHSLLEIINDILDFSKIEAGKLDLFIDLYDIHKIVGQVFDLIVYESNLKKLDLKLHIAPDVPQYIWTDIVRLKQILINLLSNAVKFTNHGSITVDVVVLEKKEDDICVIRFSVTDTGIGILKQNKKKIFQAFSQEDSSTTRKFGGTGLGLTISNHLLALMESRLQLKSKIEKGSTFYFDLTLKTSAHNTNENYNTDFNHFNTKAVQIPASTHTAKLTFMIAEDNKVNMLLLKTIIKNLYPNVHIYECENGYEALKVFENVTPDLIFMDIQMPIMNGYETAVAIRNSINGQQVPIIAVTAGTEKEERNKCITSGMNDYIPKPIMKGSVEEILKKWLK, via the coding sequence ATGCGTTTAAAGGCCGAACGAAAATTAGAATTGAAAAGCCAATTATTGTCTGCCCTGGCCCTTTGTACCGAAAAATTCTTACTGAGCAAGACAAGTGAAGAAATGTTCAAAGAGACCTATAATATCATTGGAAAAGTCGCACATGCGGATCATATTTATTATTACGAGAAAGATTTTGACACCAATACTATTAGCCAAAAATATAAATGGTCAAAAACAGAGAATCCCAATGAAAGCATTATCCTTCAGAATTTTACAGAAGAAAATTTAAAAGAAATTATCGAAAAGGCAGAAAATAAAAAAATCCTTAATATCCTGACCCGACAACTTGATGATACGTTTTTTAAAAATTTACTGGAAACGCATCATATAAAATCGATACTGATCCTGCCTTTGTATGTTGAGGATGTTTTTAGCGGTTTTATCGGTTTTGATGACTGCCATACTGAACACAAGTGGTCTGAAGAAGAAATCTATATTTTTCAGACCCTTGCCAACAATATTTCTTCTGCTTTGGAGAGAAACCGAAACCAGAGCAAAATTATCGAAAGCGAAGAGAAATTTAAGCTGATCACCAATAATATTCCCGGTACGGTTTACCTCTCTAAATTTGACACTTTTTCTACCAAAATATTCCTGAATGACCAAATTTTTAACCTTACCGGCTATTCAAAAGCGGAATTTCTGGAACATAACCTTTCTTTTATCTCGCTTATCCATCCTGATGACAAAAAAGAAGTCATCAACAGCCAGCTTAAAAATCTACAAAGCGGAAAAGCATTGCACAACACCTACAGAATTAAGCGCAAAAGTGGAGAATACATCTGGATTGAAGAATTTGGGGATGTGATCAAAAAAGGCGATGAAATTGAATTTATTGGCGGTATCTATTTTGATATTACCAATAAAAAACAAACTGAGGATGCCATCAAAGCGAAACAGCTTGCAGAAGCTGCGAGTAAATCAAAGTCGGATTTTCTTGCCAATATGTCACACGAAATCAGAACGCCGCTTAACGGAATTATTGGTTTTACCGATCTTCTCATGAAGACTGAACTTGGGGAAATCCAGGAAAAATATATGACCACCATTAACCAGTCTGCCCATTCGTTACTGGAAATCATCAACGATATCCTGGATTTTTCTAAGATTGAGGCTGGAAAACTAGATTTGTTTATCGATTTGTACGATATCCATAAAATTGTAGGCCAGGTTTTTGACCTGATTGTATATGAATCTAACCTAAAAAAACTGGATTTAAAACTTCATATTGCCCCGGACGTCCCTCAATACATCTGGACTGATATTGTACGGCTTAAGCAAATCCTGATCAACCTGCTGTCTAATGCTGTAAAATTTACCAATCACGGTTCCATTACGGTTGATGTTGTGGTTTTAGAAAAAAAAGAAGATGATATCTGCGTCATACGATTTTCTGTAACTGATACGGGCATCGGGATCTTAAAACAAAACAAAAAGAAAATCTTTCAGGCTTTTTCGCAGGAGGACAGTTCTACCACACGAAAATTTGGGGGAACCGGACTTGGCCTTACCATCTCTAACCACCTGCTTGCCCTTATGGAAAGCCGCCTGCAGCTTAAGAGCAAAATAGAAAAGGGAAGCACTTTTTATTTTGACCTGACCCTAAAAACAAGCGCACATAACACCAACGAAAACTACAATACCGATTTTAATCATTTTAATACTAAAGCAGTACAGATTCCTGCCAGTACCCATACGGCCAAATTGACTTTTATGATTGCCGAGGACAACAAGGTCAATATGTTACTGCTTAAAACCATTATCAAAAATCTGTACCCAAATGTCCATATTTATGAGTGCGAAAATGGATACGAGGCCTTAAAAGTATTCGAGAACGTCACCCCTGATCTCATTTTTATGGATATTCAAATGCCTATCATGAACGGCTATGAAACTGCAGTAGCCATACGCAATTCCATAAACGGGCAACAAGTCCCTATTATTGCCGTGACAGCAGGTACTGAAAAAGAAGAACGCAATAAATGCATTACCTCAGGCATGAATGATTATATCCCCAAGCCAATTATGAAAGGTTCTGTAGAAGAAATCTTAAAAAAATGGCTAAAATAA
- the ypfJ gene encoding KPN_02809 family neutral zinc metallopeptidase translates to MKWLGRRQSDNVEDRRGFSGGKAVLGGGVIGIIILLLNVFGGETGKTVGSALEQLQGSTQQTETAAPLSAADKKMGDFVRVTLAYNEDIWGKIFAENGMTYKNPKLVLFRGSVQTACGGASSASGPFYCPGDQKVYMDLDFFDELKTKFGAKGGDFAIAYVIAHEIGHHVQTLLGTSAKMREAQEGKSEAEANKLSVALELQADFYAGVWTHYNKENLDTGDIEEALSAANAVGDDAIQSKMQGQVVPDSFTHGTSEQRMYWFKKGFSSGDIHQGNTFEDI, encoded by the coding sequence ATGAAATGGTTAGGAAGAAGACAAAGTGACAATGTTGAAGATAGAAGAGGTTTCTCCGGAGGAAAAGCTGTTCTGGGAGGCGGCGTTATCGGGATTATTATTTTACTGCTGAATGTTTTTGGGGGTGAAACCGGAAAAACTGTTGGAAGTGCTTTAGAGCAACTTCAAGGCAGTACGCAACAAACTGAGACGGCAGCCCCGTTAAGTGCAGCCGATAAAAAGATGGGCGATTTTGTACGTGTTACACTAGCTTATAATGAAGACATCTGGGGTAAAATATTTGCTGAAAACGGCATGACTTATAAAAACCCAAAACTGGTCCTTTTTAGAGGATCTGTGCAAACTGCCTGCGGTGGTGCCTCTTCGGCATCAGGACCTTTTTACTGCCCGGGTGATCAGAAAGTGTATATGGACCTTGATTTTTTTGATGAGCTTAAAACCAAGTTTGGTGCAAAAGGCGGAGATTTTGCCATTGCTTATGTCATTGCCCACGAAATAGGCCATCATGTGCAGACGCTGTTAGGCACCTCAGCCAAAATGCGTGAAGCCCAAGAAGGAAAAAGCGAGGCCGAGGCCAATAAATTATCTGTTGCCCTGGAACTACAGGCTGATTTTTATGCCGGAGTATGGACCCATTATAATAAAGAAAACCTAGATACCGGCGATATTGAAGAAGCCCTGAGTGCTGCGAATGCCGTTGGGGATGACGCTATCCAAAGTAAAATGCAAGGCCAGGTTGTACCCGATTCGTTTACACACGGTACTTCTGAGCAGCGTATGTACTGGTTTAAAAAAGGATTTAGCAGCGGTGATATTCATCAGGGAAATACTTTTGAAGACATTTAA